The genomic DNA AATGTGCCTCATCTCTATTCACCAAAGACTTTCATTTCTTGACAGGGATACTGGTTCACCCCAGGACGGAACCACCGCCCAGCCACTGGATTCCTCGAAGAGGGGCTTCGGAACGTCAGAAAGAGGATGAGAAAACCGGCCAGGTCACGGAGCACGCAGCAGACACCACCACAAAGTAGTGAAGCTGGCACTCGTAGGACATTCATACCAGGTAATCGTTGGAACTGAATAATTTGTTTAAGTAATACAGACACATAATTTGAGATTGTTAATATCCTTATGTGTACTTTTATAGAATGTACCATATCGGAAGAAAGAGCCATACAGTGTAAAGAATGGCTGAAACACAATTCGCAGCCCCTCAACCAGGTGGAGCAATACATGCAGGATACAGCAGTGTACAGGTCAGTAGGAATGCACTGAGGACACTAGCTGCAGCACTCATTCAATGTCATTTTGCCTATGCATGCATCTCATCATGGTACTGTTGCACCTCAAGTCATTCAAATCTGAACTACAGACTTCTCAAAACAAACTACTACTAGACCTCTCACACCTATGACCTAACCCCTGCTCATTATGATGCTATAGTGGGATGGCTCAGGGGAGGACAGAGTACAGCAACTTGCAATGGGCCTGGTTTTCAAGGGACCAGTGCCATGTACCTGTCAAAAATAAAAGGGCACAACACCAGTGGGAGCTCCATTActctccccctccccccccccccccccataatcGACACAAACATGGGGATGAATGCATTTTACTATTATGCTACCAAAATGTGGAACACCCTACCACCAGCCATCAAGAAAGTGCAACTCCTTACCCTCCAAAACTGCCATACAAGAGCACCTGTCTGCAACTGCCCTCGGGGCTTTTTGTGTTATCCTTTTAACATTCTTGTACTGCTGTACTTTCTGCAAACTATCAAACAGGGCCAAGTCTTTAAGGGAAAACGGGTGGGACATTCAGGGGATCCGCCAAGAGTTCCCACATCTATTCACTCCAGGCATGGTAAGTTAGGAAGGAGTATATGTTTACATATGATGTGGATGCATTGTTTATAACAATCTTTTATCAGTATGTCAGCTGCCACATTGaattttctttttcatttaGATTGCACAGGACTTTCAGATCCTGCATAGAGAGGCTGCGCCtaagctctttgaaacctgGCTCCCTTTGTTTAAAGACAAGATCCTGCACCTGGCGAGACGGGAAGGGAAACTTATCTCGTCGCTTGATGGATTAACACCCGGTAATACATTgttatattgtacagtagactttattttgctactAAATGACCAATTCACAGATTTGCCATGCCACATATTGATACCTATAAAATTGTCTTCCTACAGATTGTTTGGGGGAACTTGCTCTGAGCCAGTTACCAACACTGCTTCCACCAACTGTCTACAGGGTTGGCCGAAAAGTGTTCCGGTACACTATCGAGGGGTCTAAGTTGGCCTTCATCGATCATAAGCCTGTAAGTCACTCTGCATATCTAAAGGGAAATGTTATTCTTTTAATCACTTGAACCCAGCATCCATATTCTTGGGGGGGTGGCTGGGACATTATCCAAAAATGGCAGCTAGATCGGCTATTTTTGGCGAAGAGATTTGGTGAAGATGGAAAACAGTGGTCTAAAGTACAGAGCCAACCAGGTCCAGTTTAAGTGGTTAAGAATGTGCCTGACTGCCTGTTATTCCTTGGCTCAAGAATAATTCAGAACATTGTTTCTGAATATGCATTTTATCAGCCACTGCCAAATCTTGCTTACCCTTTGCTTTTGCACAATcttttactttgtttaatttatcttgtcttttgttctttatttctttCTCAGGTTGGAACAAACTTGGTGGAGTACCTCCATGAGGCGAAGGTGTCAAGACCTTACCCATATGTCCTGTccctgggaaacgatatttggcACACCTCTCAGGCGTTCGTTATTCTTGATGGGGAGGCGTTGGAACAAAACACATTGCTTCAGGCAGTCGATGTCTGTTTCAAGGTATTCTATATCTTTGACATCGACTACACAAAGCAGTGTGAAGCTGTATGGAAATTCTTCCAAAATGCAGTGTACGAAATCAAGGGAGGAGAGGAGTCAAAACCTGCTACGTCCTTGCGTGCAGCAATACTTGCTTGCAAGTAGACTTGTGGTCTTGatccttttcttttcttctgcTGGTCCTCCTGTTCTattctctctcttcttctgctTGGCTCAGAATAGGGTTCTATCTGGTTAAATCAAATATTGCAGGAtttttgaagtgtgtgtgtgtgatgttcaAAATACTACCTAATGCTCAAAGTATTTTATGAGCAAGTTGTGTGCTGAGTTAAAAGAGCTAAATGGTGGAAGCATAAATTGTTAAAATGTTTATTTGCACATCTTAGTTTCCTGTCGTTCGGATCACCTAAAGGAGCAGTACATTTTCGTGATCATGTTGGAGGATTTTCTTTGTAACGTTTACATGGCCAGTATATGAACCAGTAATTTCTGAAAAAACGTATGTTGCTATTAGTGGTTCTCAAACCAGAAGCAAAGATTTTGAGATTTAGAAAGGGCAGATCTACAAGCTCATAGCGTGGCACAAAGTGCTATGAGCTTGTAGATCTGGATGCTGTTATGATGTGTTTATTCTAATGTGTGTTATGTACAGTACAGCCTGTAAACAACACACAGAACACAGCCTGTGTTGTTTACAGGCTGTACTGTACATGCATAAATGTTAagttttgtttaaagaaagttTTGCCCTTTATTGTGAACTGAATCTTTTGCACTTGATTGAACTGTCAATTGTTATAACAATAAAatgaatatttttctaagaTTCCAACATTGTTTAAAAGCGTTTAttgcatattatattatttgcatgACCAAATATAGGAtgtattttaaaagggtttgtaATTTAAATGTTTAAGAGACATGGGTATTGCATTAAAAACATGACGATAATAACTTGTAGAATTAACCCATCGCAGCTATTATGACCCAGCATTTGGGTGTAATAT from Pseudochaenichthys georgianus unplaced genomic scaffold, fPseGeo1.2 scaffold_480_arrow_ctg1, whole genome shotgun sequence includes the following:
- the LOC117442811 gene encoding uncharacterized protein, whose translation is MRKPARSRSTQQTPPQSSEAGTRRTFIPECTISEERAIQCKEWLKHNSQPLNQVEQYMQDTAVYRAKSLRENGWDIQGIRQEFPHLFTPGMIAQDFQILHREAAPKLFETWLPLFKDKILHLARREGKLISSLDGLTPDCLGELALSQLPTLLPPTVYRVGRKVFRYTIEGSKLAFIDHKPVGTNLVEYLHEAKVSRPYPYVLSLGNDIWHTSQAFVILDGEALEQNTLLQAVDVCFKVFYIFDIDYTKQCEAVWKFFQNAVYEIKGGEESKPATSLRAAILACK